The following are from one region of the Amycolatopsis sp. QT-25 genome:
- a CDS encoding YciI family protein has translation MAKYLLLKHYRGAPAAVNDVPMDHWAPDEITAHIEYMRDFALRLQETGEFVDELALAPEGTFVRYDGEGKPPVTDGPFAETKDLIAGFMVIDVDGYERALELAGELSAAPGAGGKPIHEWLELRPLWGEPLVVTE, from the coding sequence ATGGCGAAGTACCTGCTGCTCAAGCACTACCGCGGCGCTCCGGCGGCGGTCAACGACGTGCCGATGGACCACTGGGCGCCGGACGAGATCACCGCGCACATCGAGTACATGCGGGACTTCGCGCTCCGGCTTCAGGAGACCGGCGAGTTCGTCGACGAGCTGGCCCTCGCCCCCGAAGGCACCTTCGTCCGATACGACGGCGAGGGCAAGCCGCCGGTCACCGACGGCCCCTTCGCCGAGACCAAGGACCTCATCGCCGGCTTCATGGTGATCGACGTCGACGGCTACGAGCGGGCGCTCGAACTGGCGGGCGAGCTGTCGGCCGCTCCGGGCGCGGGCGGGAAGCCGATCCACGAGTGGCTCGAACTGCGGCCGTTGTGGGGCGAACCCCTCGTCGTCACGGAGTGA
- a CDS encoding RICIN domain-containing protein produces the protein MSKAKRRSAGLLLTAGLLCGLFVGETAGAVASDNPAAPAVKDHRRPLPPGAAPVAPLAASVAQAQIAANPVVCEGDGVSGKRIELVYVREAGQPDRYATVVPSLRAYASGIDDSFNDSAAATGASRHLRYVTTAGAGCQVAVGNLVVPNGTYTSGAIRDAAINAGFHHVDRDYMLFSDNPHTCAGTWGDSDDQPGPANAFNNGRHYTEIAVPCWGVNGAAHELGHMLGAVLPGAPHYQGGGHCSQEWDLMCYGDTQSFDCTERDFDRLLDCGNDDYFSTNPTPGSWLATHWNVANSAFLIKKDTPDNDDGHARGGKTYVITGASGNAIDVVGSSTGGLVELSHRARTDSQSQKWVLGYNTGLQLVNANSQLCADSAQSGTAPGTHIIQYNCNGQNGMRWAFQPLGNGRVAIFNYLTGYAITEGGAYPASLVQQPYTGAANQQWTLNPVADPGPKASTKYYLTVATNGNSAAVVGGSSSSGAKITHVARQNDNGQKWKLTDVGGGYWRISNERSGLCLRPVSGSTADGALLEQTHCGSATNQQWKLLRSADMRYGLVNRASQLAVRQVNDGTASLLEQRPFVGGRSDETVWALVPA, from the coding sequence TTGTCCAAGGCAAAACGGCGATCCGCCGGCCTTCTGCTGACCGCCGGTCTCCTCTGCGGCTTGTTCGTGGGTGAGACCGCGGGGGCCGTGGCCTCCGACAACCCGGCGGCACCCGCCGTCAAGGACCACCGCCGGCCACTGCCGCCCGGCGCGGCCCCGGTGGCCCCGCTCGCCGCTTCCGTCGCCCAGGCGCAGATCGCCGCCAATCCGGTGGTCTGCGAGGGTGACGGGGTCTCCGGCAAACGCATCGAACTGGTCTACGTCCGTGAGGCCGGTCAGCCCGACCGGTACGCGACCGTCGTGCCGTCCCTGCGCGCCTACGCGTCCGGGATCGACGACTCGTTCAACGACAGCGCCGCGGCCACGGGCGCCAGCAGGCATCTCCGGTACGTGACGACCGCGGGCGCCGGCTGCCAGGTCGCCGTCGGCAACCTCGTGGTGCCCAACGGCACGTACACCTCAGGGGCGATCCGCGACGCCGCCATCAACGCCGGTTTCCACCACGTGGACCGCGACTACATGCTGTTCTCCGACAACCCCCACACCTGTGCCGGTACGTGGGGCGACAGCGACGATCAACCCGGTCCCGCCAACGCCTTCAACAACGGCAGGCACTACACGGAGATCGCCGTCCCCTGCTGGGGTGTCAACGGTGCGGCCCACGAGCTCGGCCACATGCTCGGCGCCGTCCTGCCGGGTGCCCCGCACTACCAGGGCGGCGGGCACTGCTCCCAGGAATGGGACCTGATGTGTTACGGCGACACCCAGTCCTTCGACTGCACGGAGCGCGATTTCGATCGGCTGCTGGACTGCGGCAACGACGACTACTTCAGCACGAATCCCACGCCCGGCAGCTGGCTCGCCACCCATTGGAACGTCGCCAACAGTGCCTTCCTGATCAAGAAGGACACCCCGGACAACGACGACGGCCACGCACGGGGCGGTAAGACGTACGTCATCACCGGCGCCAGTGGCAACGCCATCGACGTCGTGGGTTCGTCGACCGGTGGCCTCGTCGAACTCAGTCACCGGGCCCGCACGGATTCCCAGAGCCAGAAGTGGGTCCTGGGCTACAACACCGGTCTGCAACTCGTCAACGCCAACAGCCAGCTGTGCGCCGACAGCGCCCAGAGCGGGACGGCGCCCGGCACGCACATCATCCAGTACAACTGCAACGGCCAGAACGGCATGCGGTGGGCGTTCCAGCCGCTCGGCAACGGTCGCGTGGCGATCTTCAACTACCTGACGGGGTACGCGATCACCGAGGGAGGCGCGTATCCGGCGTCTCTCGTCCAGCAGCCCTACACCGGGGCGGCCAACCAGCAGTGGACCCTGAACCCCGTCGCGGACCCCGGCCCGAAGGCGAGCACGAAGTACTATCTCACCGTCGCGACCAACGGCAACAGCGCGGCCGTGGTCGGCGGCTCGTCCTCTTCCGGCGCGAAGATCACCCACGTGGCCAGGCAGAACGACAACGGCCAGAAGTGGAAGCTCACCGACGTGGGCGGCGGCTACTGGAGGATCTCCAACGAGCGGAGCGGTCTGTGCCTGCGACCGGTCTCCGGCAGTACCGCGGACGGCGCGCTCCTCGAACAGACGCACTGCGGTTCGGCGACCAATCAGCAATGGAAGCTGCTGCGGAGCGCCGACATGCGCTACGGCCTGGTGAACCGGGCGAGCCAGCTCGCGGTGCGGCAGGTGAACGACGGCACGGCTTCGCTCCTCGAACAACGGCCCTTCGTGGGTGGCCGTAGCGACGAGACCGTCTGGGCTCTCGTGCCCGCGTAA
- a CDS encoding DUF4190 domain-containing protein, whose amino-acid sequence MTYPQDPYGQPYPQPGHGYGPPQPPQDQGLAIAALVVSIASLVACSGLPSIVGVIMGHIAHSKAKRGEAGGQGMALAAIIIGYIGVAIIVLLLAGFVFIGILTDWDFD is encoded by the coding sequence GTGACATATCCGCAGGATCCCTACGGGCAGCCGTACCCGCAGCCGGGTCACGGCTACGGTCCGCCGCAACCGCCGCAGGACCAGGGGCTGGCGATCGCGGCACTGGTCGTGTCGATCGCCAGCCTCGTCGCGTGCAGCGGGCTGCCCTCGATCGTCGGCGTCATCATGGGGCATATCGCGCATTCCAAGGCCAAACGCGGGGAAGCGGGCGGCCAGGGGATGGCGCTGGCGGCGATCATCATCGGCTACATCGGCGTCGCGATCATCGTGCTCCTGCTGGCGGGCTTCGTCTTCATCGGGATCCTGACCGACTGGGACTTCGACTAG
- a CDS encoding DUF2277 domain-containing protein, whose product MCRNITTLRGLEPAATPDEIEAAARQYVRKVSGVQSLSDATREPFEAAVAEITAITRRLLSELPARRRPPATVPPLRRPEVQARIAAKAAKSQAS is encoded by the coding sequence ATGTGCCGGAACATCACCACGCTTCGAGGCCTCGAGCCGGCGGCGACGCCGGACGAGATCGAGGCCGCCGCCCGCCAATACGTCCGCAAGGTGTCCGGGGTGCAGAGCCTGTCCGACGCCACCCGTGAGCCGTTCGAGGCCGCCGTCGCCGAGATCACCGCGATCACCAGGCGGCTGCTGTCCGAACTGCCCGCTCGCCGCCGGCCGCCGGCGACGGTGCCACCGCTGCGCCGTCCCGAGGTCCAGGCGCGGATCGCGGCGAAGGCCGCGAAAAGTCAGGCGTCCTGA
- a CDS encoding Ldh family oxidoreductase: MGSLGGVPLRPRSLRRVPVEPIPEPAKPSSIPEQVWQRVPIDALIDLVTEIFTAHDLPWSRARVAAEAVCHGDLTGTPESGVAELTRLHLPMLVDGMVRPRAEPLMIADRGAAALIDYRRAPGLWAVGDAMDRAVSRAGRYGVGLMSVRGVGPFGRAGHHAARALPHTMIGLVMAAGGELGKAANPLGMAAPAGAYPEFVLDLDTITDADSAAVAGFALLVEIFAGVLSGVGDHDHDTGLMVMAIAPTTLRSADGFYKAASALFGSLLGWEGGTPVRYPGWREAQYLEQCQALGVPLNEPVHRELEELARALRLAPLQGR, encoded by the coding sequence TTGGGCAGTCTCGGCGGAGTGCCACTCAGACCCCGCTCTCTTCGCCGCGTGCCCGTCGAGCCGATCCCCGAACCGGCCAAGCCTTCCTCGATACCGGAACAGGTCTGGCAGCGCGTCCCGATCGACGCCCTGATCGACCTGGTCACCGAGATCTTCACCGCCCACGATCTGCCGTGGTCGCGGGCCAGGGTGGCCGCCGAGGCGGTGTGCCACGGCGATCTCACCGGAACACCGGAGTCCGGTGTCGCCGAACTGACCCGGCTGCATCTGCCCATGCTGGTCGACGGCATGGTGCGGCCGAGGGCCGAACCGCTGATGATCGCCGACCGCGGCGCCGCCGCCCTGATCGATTATCGCCGCGCGCCGGGGCTGTGGGCCGTCGGCGACGCGATGGACCGCGCGGTGTCGAGGGCGGGCAGGTACGGCGTCGGGCTCATGTCGGTCCGCGGCGTCGGGCCGTTCGGCCGTGCCGGGCACCATGCCGCGCGGGCGTTGCCGCACACCATGATCGGGCTCGTCATGGCGGCGGGTGGTGAGCTCGGGAAGGCCGCGAACCCGCTCGGGATGGCCGCCCCCGCGGGCGCGTACCCGGAGTTCGTCCTCGACTTGGACACCATCACCGACGCCGACAGCGCCGCCGTCGCCGGTTTCGCCCTGCTGGTGGAGATCTTCGCCGGGGTGCTTTCGGGCGTCGGCGACCACGATCACGACACCGGTCTCATGGTGATGGCCATCGCGCCGACGACGCTGCGCAGTGCCGACGGGTTCTACAAGGCCGCGAGCGCGTTGTTCGGCAGCCTGCTCGGCTGGGAGGGCGGCACGCCGGTCCGATATCCGGGCTGGCGTGAGGCGCAGTACCTCGAACAGTGCCAGGCGCTGGGCGTGCCGCTGAACGAGCCGGTGCACCGGGAGCTCGAAGAACTCGCGAGGGCGTTGCGCCTGGCGCCGTTGCAGGGCCGCTAG
- a CDS encoding RNA-binding S4 domain-containing protein, which translates to MSIHDVPITGEPIRLGQFLKLANLAEDGSHAKDLLDAEEVTVNGEVEVRRGRQLTNGDVVEVGGEGGRVVLA; encoded by the coding sequence ATGAGCATCCACGACGTCCCGATCACCGGCGAACCGATCCGCCTCGGCCAGTTCCTCAAGCTGGCCAACCTGGCCGAAGACGGTTCGCACGCCAAAGACCTCCTCGACGCCGAAGAGGTCACGGTCAACGGCGAGGTGGAGGTCCGGCGCGGCCGCCAGCTGACGAACGGCGACGTCGTGGAGGTCGGCGGCGAAGGCGGCCGCGTCGTCCTGGCCTAG
- a CDS encoding serine protease: MRRALLLVLCVVLSGCSAASQPVATDAGDTAATVAATPVATRTNPAIGALFIDGSHFCTASVVHSVPGDLLLTAAHCLHDGEGGEYATGISFAPGYHDGIAPYGYWDVSDPQVPEGWADSSDPDLDVGFATAHQAGNTKTLESVTGANTLLTGGGFAHSITLTGYPDEREVPVVCHGSSSQADTYQLRVGCPGFTTGTSGGPWVVDPDPATELGTVVGVIGGYLYGGDDPDTSYSSYFDTDVATLYRKMDARG; the protein is encoded by the coding sequence ATGCGCCGCGCCCTGTTGCTCGTGCTCTGTGTCGTTCTGTCCGGTTGCTCCGCCGCCTCGCAGCCTGTCGCGACCGACGCCGGCGACACCGCCGCGACGGTGGCCGCCACCCCCGTCGCCACGCGGACCAACCCGGCGATCGGCGCGCTCTTCATCGACGGGTCGCATTTCTGCACGGCCAGCGTCGTCCACAGTGTTCCCGGCGACCTCCTGCTCACGGCGGCACATTGCCTCCACGACGGCGAAGGCGGCGAGTACGCGACGGGGATCTCCTTCGCGCCCGGCTACCACGACGGCATCGCACCATACGGCTATTGGGACGTCTCCGATCCCCAGGTCCCGGAGGGATGGGCCGATTCGTCCGATCCGGACCTCGACGTCGGCTTCGCGACCGCGCATCAGGCCGGCAACACGAAGACCCTCGAAAGCGTCACCGGCGCGAACACTCTCTTGACGGGCGGCGGGTTCGCCCACTCGATCACCCTGACCGGGTATCCCGACGAACGCGAGGTGCCGGTCGTCTGTCACGGCAGCAGCAGCCAGGCCGACACCTACCAGCTGCGCGTCGGCTGCCCCGGCTTCACCACCGGCACCAGCGGCGGCCCGTGGGTGGTGGACCCCGACCCGGCGACCGAACTCGGCACCGTCGTCGGCGTGATCGGCGGCTACCTTTACGGCGGGGACGATCCGGACACGTCCTACAGCAGCTACTTCGACACCGACGTCGCCACCCTGTACCGGAAGATGGACGCACGGGGATGA
- a CDS encoding SDR family NAD(P)-dependent oxidoreductase, translating to MRSFTDKVVVITGAGSGIGKALAIELAGRGARLALSDVDAVRAAGTVAECEKAGVTAKAYALDVADRDAVLAHAEEVAVDFGGANVVVNNAGVALGATVEEMTWKDYDWLMGINLGGVVNGTKAFLPQVIASGDGHIVNLSSVFGFIGVPTQSAYNAAKFGVRGFTEALRQEMLIARHPVKVSCVHPGGIKTNIARDARGGVDRDIDKAAEGFEKIARTTPEKAARTIVRGIERGTARILIGPDAYAIDAIPRVLGSFYQRPLALLGRLGMKRL from the coding sequence ATGAGGTCGTTCACGGACAAGGTCGTGGTGATCACGGGCGCGGGCTCGGGAATCGGCAAGGCGCTCGCGATCGAGCTGGCGGGACGAGGGGCCAGGCTGGCGCTTTCCGACGTCGACGCCGTCCGTGCGGCGGGCACCGTCGCGGAGTGCGAGAAGGCGGGCGTGACCGCGAAGGCGTACGCGCTCGACGTCGCCGACCGTGACGCCGTCCTCGCGCACGCCGAGGAGGTCGCCGTCGATTTCGGGGGCGCCAACGTCGTGGTGAACAACGCCGGGGTCGCGCTCGGGGCCACGGTCGAGGAAATGACCTGGAAAGACTACGACTGGCTGATGGGGATCAACCTCGGCGGCGTGGTCAACGGTACGAAAGCCTTTCTGCCGCAAGTGATCGCTTCGGGTGACGGGCACATCGTCAACCTTTCGAGTGTGTTCGGCTTCATCGGCGTGCCCACGCAGAGTGCCTACAACGCGGCGAAGTTCGGGGTGCGGGGGTTCACCGAGGCGCTGCGGCAGGAGATGCTGATCGCCCGTCATCCGGTCAAGGTCAGCTGCGTGCATCCGGGTGGGATCAAGACGAACATCGCCCGCGACGCGCGGGGTGGCGTCGACCGGGACATCGACAAAGCGGCCGAGGGATTCGAAAAGATCGCGAGGACGACGCCGGAGAAGGCCGCGCGGACCATCGTGCGTGGTATCGAACGGGGGACGGCGCGCATCCTGATCGGGCCGGACGCGTATGCCATCGACGCGATTCCGCGCGTGCTCGGCTCTTTTTACCAGCGGCCGCTCGCCCTGTTGGGGCGGCTGGGGATGAAGCGACTCTGA
- a CDS encoding MFS transporter has protein sequence MKKGEFARSTGFKAAFAVGEFRALWAAEAFSQAGDQLARVALSVLVWERTASAGLTGLTYGLTYLPTLIGGTLFAGLADRYSRRTVMIVCDLLRAATAASMAVPGTPLPVLAGLLVILTMAGGPFRAAQLALLPDVLEGERYVAGLAVRTITIQTAQLAGFAGGGLVIGLVTPYCGLVIDAATFVVSALLVSTGVRRRGPATAESSVKSRVARAFSGEGVRELWQGKGIRVLFGLKMLAGFAIAPEGLAAPLAVGLGAGSFAVGLILAADPVGSVIGSWIFMKWVPARRKTRMVGILAIASVVPLVFVFFRPALPVCLALIGLSGAFAAPYHLQAVALMARAVPDGVRAQVMGLTSTSLVTVQGIGIMLAGGLAQLTGPFVAVGVAATVAVVSAGPMAMAWKRTIATGPEVWLPAGSRTG, from the coding sequence ATGAAGAAGGGGGAGTTCGCTCGGAGCACCGGGTTCAAGGCCGCTTTCGCGGTCGGCGAGTTCCGTGCGTTGTGGGCGGCCGAGGCGTTTTCGCAGGCCGGTGACCAGCTGGCCAGGGTCGCGTTGTCGGTACTGGTCTGGGAAAGAACGGCGTCGGCGGGGCTGACGGGACTCACCTACGGATTGACGTATCTGCCGACGCTGATCGGTGGCACCCTGTTCGCCGGGCTGGCGGACCGGTATTCGCGGCGGACGGTGATGATCGTCTGCGACCTGCTGCGCGCGGCGACCGCGGCGTCGATGGCGGTTCCGGGGACGCCGTTGCCGGTGCTGGCCGGGCTGCTGGTGATCCTGACGATGGCGGGTGGTCCGTTCCGGGCGGCACAACTCGCGTTGCTCCCGGACGTCCTCGAAGGCGAGCGGTACGTCGCCGGGCTCGCGGTCCGCACGATCACCATCCAAACGGCACAGCTGGCCGGATTCGCCGGTGGCGGGCTGGTGATCGGGCTCGTGACGCCCTACTGCGGACTGGTGATCGACGCGGCGACCTTTGTGGTCTCGGCCCTGCTCGTGTCCACAGGGGTCCGTCGCCGGGGCCCCGCCACCGCGGAATCTTCGGTGAAAAGCCGGGTGGCGCGGGCTTTCAGTGGCGAAGGTGTCCGGGAACTGTGGCAGGGCAAGGGAATCCGGGTGCTGTTCGGGTTGAAGATGCTCGCCGGGTTCGCCATCGCGCCGGAAGGGCTCGCGGCGCCGCTCGCCGTCGGGCTCGGGGCGGGGAGTTTCGCGGTCGGCCTCATTCTCGCGGCGGATCCGGTGGGTTCGGTAATAGGATCGTGGATCTTCATGAAATGGGTTCCGGCGCGACGGAAAACGCGAATGGTCGGTATTCTCGCCATCGCATCCGTCGTTCCACTGGTCTTTGTCTTCTTTCGTCCGGCCCTGCCGGTCTGTCTCGCGTTGATCGGGCTCAGCGGTGCGTTCGCGGCGCCGTACCACCTGCAGGCCGTGGCGCTGATGGCGCGCGCGGTGCCGGACGGTGTCCGGGCGCAGGTGATGGGCCTGACCTCGACGAGTTTGGTGACCGTACAAGGAATCGGGATCATGCTCGCGGGCGGTCTCGCCCAGTTGACCGGTCCGTTCGTGGCCGTCGGGGTGGCCGCGACGGTCGCCGTCGTCTCGGCGGGCCCGATGGCGATGGCCTGGAAACGCACCATCGCCACCGGGCCCGAGGTATGGCTCCCGGCCGGGAGCCGAACCGGCTGA
- a CDS encoding GGDEF domain-containing protein, whose product MVEGLAAAVAVVALLRSNYESTEFVRFGALLGLAFLQAELSRSVERLRRTLCDRPHINMTSVWTFAGVLVLPSGLALALGLLIYLHLWLRVWRGMSHRPAYRVVYCAAAIVLSCLASGAIVSGWNGLPAGFAGSLKIVEAAAVFTVANAFVVALSVYLHTGGRSPRSLFGSGDDNLLEVTTLVLGTSTALGVVHAPALVPFVLLPVLVLHRSVLVRQLEIAANIDGKTGVLTAHAWHVLGERELSSAARAKSKLGVLMLDLDHFKQVNDVYGHLAGDVVLKVVAETISEHVRDYDSVGRFGGEEFVVLLPGATETEVIPVAERVRQAVMAIEVEVATASGPRVVRGLSVSIGVAVYPSGGTVLERLLHVADSALYQAKNSGRNRVVSLAAA is encoded by the coding sequence GTGGTGGAAGGACTTGCGGCGGCAGTCGCCGTAGTCGCCCTGCTCCGATCGAACTACGAGAGTACGGAATTCGTCCGCTTTGGAGCACTGCTCGGCCTGGCTTTCCTGCAGGCCGAGCTTTCGCGTTCGGTGGAACGGTTGCGGCGCACGCTTTGTGACCGGCCGCATATCAACATGACTTCGGTGTGGACGTTCGCGGGGGTGCTCGTCCTGCCGTCGGGGCTCGCGCTCGCCCTCGGGCTGCTCATCTACCTGCACCTTTGGCTCCGGGTGTGGCGGGGGATGAGCCACCGTCCGGCCTACCGCGTCGTGTACTGCGCGGCGGCGATCGTGCTCTCCTGCCTGGCTTCGGGCGCCATCGTCTCCGGATGGAACGGCCTGCCCGCCGGGTTCGCCGGTTCGCTGAAGATCGTCGAGGCGGCGGCCGTGTTCACCGTGGCCAACGCGTTCGTCGTGGCGCTTTCGGTGTACCTGCACACCGGAGGCCGGTCGCCGCGATCGCTGTTCGGCTCCGGCGACGACAACCTGCTGGAGGTCACCACCCTGGTGCTCGGGACCTCGACCGCGCTGGGCGTCGTGCACGCGCCCGCGCTCGTCCCGTTCGTCCTGCTGCCCGTGCTGGTGCTGCACCGCAGTGTGCTGGTGCGGCAACTGGAGATCGCGGCGAACATCGACGGCAAGACCGGCGTGCTGACCGCGCACGCGTGGCATGTGCTCGGCGAACGGGAGCTTTCGTCCGCGGCCAGGGCGAAGAGCAAGCTCGGGGTGCTGATGCTCGACCTCGACCACTTCAAGCAGGTCAACGACGTCTACGGGCATCTCGCGGGCGACGTCGTGCTCAAGGTCGTCGCGGAAACGATCTCGGAGCACGTGCGCGACTACGACTCCGTCGGGCGCTTCGGCGGCGAAGAGTTCGTCGTGCTGCTTCCCGGCGCGACGGAGACCGAGGTGATCCCCGTGGCCGAGCGGGTCCGGCAGGCGGTGATGGCGATCGAGGTCGAGGTCGCGACCGCTTCGGGGCCACGGGTCGTGCGCGGGCTTTCGGTGTCGATCGGCGTCGCGGTCTACCCGTCGGGCGGGACCGTGCTGGAGCGGCTGCTGCACGTCGCCGACTCCGCGCTCTACCAGGCGAAGAACAGCGGCCGGAACCGCGTCGTCTCGCTCGCGGCAGCCTGA
- a CDS encoding YbaB/EbfC family nucleoid-associated protein, which yields MTGGNELGELMLDPDEAQRRMDRWAAGLEEKAQRYAAAQERTEQLRLTASSSDGAVKITVGADGGVTDIEFGNKARTYPLEELSRQILQTMHQAQAGIAGQVAEVMQESLGDEDQETRALMIGTLRSRFPEIEEEEPPAPPAPPAPPADTPPPPPAPREKRHEAPDDEENSPW from the coding sequence GTGACCGGCGGGAACGAGCTCGGCGAGCTCATGCTGGACCCCGACGAGGCCCAGCGCAGAATGGACCGATGGGCCGCGGGGCTGGAAGAAAAGGCCCAGCGCTACGCGGCCGCCCAAGAGCGGACGGAGCAGTTGCGGCTGACCGCGTCCAGCTCCGACGGCGCCGTCAAGATCACCGTCGGGGCGGACGGTGGCGTGACGGACATCGAGTTCGGGAACAAGGCCAGGACGTATCCGCTGGAGGAACTGTCGCGGCAGATCCTCCAGACCATGCACCAGGCGCAGGCCGGGATCGCGGGCCAGGTCGCCGAGGTCATGCAGGAATCGCTCGGCGACGAGGACCAGGAGACCAGGGCGCTGATGATCGGCACCCTGCGCAGCCGCTTCCCCGAGATCGAAGAGGAAGAGCCTCCGGCGCCGCCCGCTCCCCCGGCGCCGCCCGCCGACACCCCGCCTCCGCCGCCGGCGCCTCGCGAGAAGCGCCACGAAGCACCGGACGACGAAGAAAACTCACCCTGGTAG
- a CDS encoding type VII secretion target, whose product MTASFEVDPDDLTAHASHLEGLVDRLNTAHGATGSAMSSDAYGLLCAFLPPIVNPAGERAAETIKAAAEGIQSTADNVRTAAKSYVDGDTTNAEPFKADFKALDIGGKK is encoded by the coding sequence GTGACGGCTTCGTTCGAGGTCGACCCGGACGACCTGACCGCGCACGCGAGCCATCTCGAAGGGCTCGTGGACCGGCTGAACACCGCGCACGGCGCGACCGGTTCGGCGATGTCGTCGGACGCGTACGGCCTGCTGTGCGCGTTCCTGCCACCGATCGTCAACCCGGCCGGCGAACGCGCGGCGGAGACGATCAAGGCCGCCGCGGAAGGCATCCAATCGACGGCGGACAACGTCCGCACCGCCGCGAAGTCCTATGTAGACGGTGACACCACCAACGCGGAACCGTTCAAAGCGGACTTCAAGGCCTTGGACATCGGAGGAAAGAAGTGA
- a CDS encoding ESX secretion-associated protein EspG gives MAERADFALGTVEATVVGQALGVDVRLFPLRVRNTSIDPARYAAVIRKVYTDLEQRRLSVNGELNQAVRTAFALLANHRITVSINGIDGIGQDIAVLTLTDGRQALGITQAHGEDLLQFALFADEELVEVLAGVLPRMRPASTGRRTLVHREERAVSAMAARRQAEAEFDEEETDAFGNLQFTGVVRARPESSSPRDDESDVAVLEQVLSGTRLGGGHIIVSGIGRRGERLRSTPLSWLDTEDGRYLVWTETDEASGAVIGHYDPASQPGVANAIRTAIADIY, from the coding sequence ATGGCTGAACGAGCCGATTTCGCGCTGGGGACGGTTGAGGCGACCGTGGTCGGGCAGGCTCTGGGCGTCGATGTCCGCCTGTTTCCGTTGCGCGTCCGCAACACTTCGATCGACCCGGCGCGGTACGCCGCCGTCATCCGGAAGGTCTACACCGATCTCGAACAGCGCCGCCTGTCGGTCAACGGTGAGCTGAACCAGGCCGTCCGCACCGCGTTCGCGTTGCTCGCGAACCACCGGATCACCGTTTCGATCAACGGGATCGACGGCATCGGCCAGGACATCGCCGTCCTCACCCTCACCGACGGCAGGCAGGCGCTCGGCATCACCCAGGCCCACGGGGAAGACCTCCTGCAGTTCGCGCTGTTCGCGGACGAAGAGCTGGTCGAGGTCCTCGCCGGGGTCTTGCCACGGATGCGCCCCGCGTCGACGGGCCGCCGCACCCTCGTGCACCGGGAAGAGCGCGCCGTCTCCGCGATGGCCGCGCGCCGTCAGGCGGAGGCGGAGTTCGACGAGGAGGAGACCGACGCGTTCGGCAACCTCCAGTTCACCGGCGTCGTCCGCGCCCGGCCGGAGTCCTCTTCCCCGCGCGACGACGAGAGCGACGTCGCCGTCCTGGAGCAGGTGCTGTCCGGAACCCGCCTCGGCGGCGGGCACATCATCGTGAGCGGGATCGGCCGTCGCGGCGAACGGCTCCGGTCGACGCCGCTGAGCTGGCTCGACACCGAGGACGGCCGGTACCTGGTCTGGACGGAGACCGACGAAGCCTCCGGCGCCGTGATCGGTCACTACGACCCGGCGAGTCAGCCGGGCGTGGCGAACGCGATCCGGACGGCCATCGCTGACATCTACTGA